One Bombus fervidus isolate BK054 chromosome 7, iyBomFerv1, whole genome shotgun sequence genomic region harbors:
- the Bet1 gene encoding blocked early in transport 1, translating to MRRIHTNYAYEPVPTTSNHGDLEDENERMTDHLKDKIHALKSLSIDIGNEVEYQDKMLRGMDEDVERTSGSLTNAVTRVLRLSKGSHTYYILYLMLFSILVFFILWVTVKFF from the exons ATGCGAAGGATTCATACAA ATTATGCCTATGAACCAGTACCAACTACATCGAACCATGGAGATTTGGAAGATGAGAATGAAAGAATGACAGATCATTTGAAAGACAAAATCCATGCCCTAAAATCACTGTCGATTGACATTGGAAATGAAGTAGAATATCAGGATAAAATGCTCCGTGGAATG GATGAAGATGTTGAAAGGACAAGTGGTTCATTAACAAACGCAGTTACACGTGTATTACGTTTATCTAAAGGAAGTCATACTTACTACATCTTATATTTAATGTTGTTTTCAATACTTGTCTTTTTCATATTATGGGTAACAGTGAAATTCTTTTAA
- the LOC139989156 gene encoding probable ribosome production factor 1 has protein sequence MKMKLKNLRINPLSRVQREEREEEPSTSEHKTSEVILPSDSNFNHIKCKAVRHQKCLKLMKEKAKAKKEAKKKRIQEGVPKQVPHTLESLREKDETTVSGDLDDEENTELKVDFEHDEFAPFYKHAYEPKVLISFSDNPTRKTRIFGRELTRIIPNSISLYRNRSGVKKMVKSAIARNFTDIVIVNEDQCKPNGLLLIHLPDGPTAHFKLSNVKLTVDLKRSHKEISEHRPEVILNNFTTRLGCTIGRMLGALFHYEPEFKGRRVVTFHNQRDYIFFRHHRYQFDMERNKPRLRELGPRFTLKLRSLQHGTFDSKYGEYEWIIQGKRHDMETSRRKFFL, from the exons atgaaaatgaagCTCAAAAATTTACGAATAAATCCTTTGAGTCGAGTTCAACGAGaggaaagggaagaagaaCCAAGTACTTCAGAACACAAAACATCAGAGGTTATTTTGCCATCTGACAGCAACTTTAATCACATAAAATGCAAGGCAGTTCGACATCAAAAATGTCTGAAgttaatgaaagaaaaagcaaagGCCAAAAAAGAAGccaagaagaaaagaattcaAGAAGGTGTTCCAAAACAAGTACCACATACTCTTGAGAGCTTAAGGGAGAAAGATGAAACTACTGTTTCTGGTGATCTTGATGATGAAGAGAATACAGAGCTTAAAGTTGATTTTGAACATGATGAATTTGCTCCTTTTTATAAGCATGCTTACGAACCTAAAGTTTTGATTAGCTTTTCTGACAATCCTACGAGAAAAACCAGAATTTTTGGCAGAGAATTAACAAGGATAATACCGAATTCTATCTCTTTATATAGAAACCGTTCTGGAGTaaaaaaaatggtaaaaagtGCTATAGCAAGGAATTTCACTGATATTGTAATTGTTAATGAAGATCAGTGCAAACCAA atggTTTGTTACTTATTCATTTACCTGATGGACCAACAGCACATTTTAAACTTAGCAATGTTAAATTAACAGTAGATTTAAAACGTAGTCACAAAGAAATTTCTGAACATAGACCAgaagttattttaaataatttcactaCTCGCTTAGGTTGTACAATTGGTAGAATGTTAGGGGCACTGTTTCATTATGAACCTGAATTTAAAGGCAGGAGAGTGGTAACATTCCATAATCAAAGAGACTATATATTCTTCAGGCATCATAG ATATCAATTTGACATGGAAAGGAATAAACCCAGATTGAGAGAGTTAGGACCTCGATTTACCCTAAAATTGAGGTCACTACAACATGGAACATTTGACAGCAAATATGGAGAATACGAATGGATTATACAAGGAAAAAGACATGATATGGAAACGAgcagaagaaaatttttcttataa
- the LOC139989155 gene encoding tRNA (guanine(6)-N(2))-methyltransferase THUMP3, translated as MNEDNESNLRKLFIESLASDNVFIIATTVDTGFEWQAVDECKEKLDKNVKVVKERGKIYFNVYWSQFAQVQEMRSIDNIYIVADVRKFEFSGNSKEADLQLFKDAVHNDMKLEKALNAWKSITGFQGKIYPTTDEYNIAEKDRKLCNTTVTPITVKGRKRGQNPSDTKEDEILRYRVTCERTGKHTFESAEVARAIGGELQDKYLWLVDLSTYYLEVVCKVIDNELITQLRITHESKHHRNIMCFGPTTLRATVCYNLLRLAHPNPGDIIIDPMCGSGSIPIEAALVYSQSYIIGGDNHPKAVHNTKSNIDASSSKCKIDLLHWNVSQLPFKDSFVDIIVTDMPFGKRSGRMMDNRILYKQFLIELGRIMKPLRGRSVLLTYDRRSLSMALQAAGDLFYVTKTLGVNIGGLQAAVYVLKRTDIPYEQFKPKVIKHMMCKKK; from the exons ATGAATGAGGACAACGAATCGAATTTACGAAAGCTTTTCATAGAATCATTAGCGAGCgataatgtttttataataGCAACGACAGTAGATACAG GTTTCGAGTGGCAAGCAGTGGATGAATGCAAagaaaaattagataaaaatgttaaagttGTTAAGGAACGCGgcaagatttattttaatgtatattgGAGTCAATTCGCACaa GTACAAGAAATGAGATCAATagacaatatttatattgtcgCAGatgttagaaaatttgaattctcAGGAAATAGCAAAGAAGctgatttacaattatttaaagatgCTGTGCATAATGatatgaaattagaaaaagcTTTGAATGCTTGGAAAAGTATTACTGGTTTTCAAGGGAAAATATATCCAACGACTGATGAATATAATATAGCAGAAAAAGATCGTAAGCTTTGTAACACAACTGTTACACCAATCACAgttaaaggaagaaaaagagggcaAAATCCATCTGACACTAAGGAAGatgaaatattaagatatagaGTAACATGTGAAAGAACTGGAAAACATACATTTGAATCAGCAGAGGTTGCCAGAGCTATTGGAGGAGAATTGCAAGATAAATATCTGTGGCTTGTGGATCTATCAACATATTATTTAGAAGTAGTTTGTAAAGTAATTGACA ATGAATTGATAACACAGTTACGTATTACACATGAATCTAAGCATCATAGGAATATCATGTGTTTTGGACCAACTACGCTTAGAGCAACTGTATGTTATAATTTGTTAAGATTAGCTCATCCTAATCCAGGAGACATAATAATTGATCCAATGTGTGGTAGTGGTTCCATCCCAATTGAG GCAGCTTTAGTATATTCCCAATCTTATATTATTGGAGGGGACAATCATCCAAAAGCTGTACATAACACAAAATCTAACATAGATGCATCTTCCTCTAAATGTAAAATTGACTTACTACATTGGAATGTTTCACAATTACCTTTTAAAGATTCCTTTGTTGATATTATTGTTACAGATATG CCATTTGGGAAAAGGAGTGGACGAATGATGGACAATAGAATACTTTATAAGCAATTCTTGATAGAGTTAGGACGAATTATGAAACCCTTAAGAGGTCGGAGTGTTTTACTCACTTATGACAGGCGCAGCCTTAGTATG GCTTTACAAGCAGCTGGAGATTTGTTCTATGTAACAAAAACTTTGGGTGTAAACATAGGTGGTCTTCAAGCTGCAGTTTATGTCTTAAAACGAACAGATATACCCTATGAACAATTTAAACCGAAAGTTATTAAACACATGATGtgcaaaaagaaataa